CTTTGTCAGGTAACCGTGTGTGTCTATGCATACATGCTGTGTAGCTGCTGAaaacttcctttccttttctcactAATTGTGTAAAGAAGTGGCGTCTGACAGAAATTATGTGAGGCTGCATTACATCTCTCTAAAATTGCCCTTCAAGTCCAGACAGGTTAGTAAAATCATTGCTTTTCTGTCTGAAGgaaataaaggattttttttcccccaccccaTTTTCCGTTGCCCAAACTTTCAAATCTTGATAGATTCTCCTTCTTGACCTATAGTTTAGGAGGGCTGGGTGTGCCAGGGACTGCTGGAGGTGTGCTCATGTTTGGAGATGTTTGGCAGCGCAGTAAATAGCTGGAGGctctgtcattttttaaaataccttgTTCTTGAATCATCTTCATGTCTGTGCCCAGGACTGAATTGCATTGCCCCTGCCATGCCACACGTATCTATTGGTTATCATTTCACTGCTGATCATCGACTGCTCCCTGATCTTTTAAAAAGCCTGAGGCTCATTTCATATTTGAACTAAACAGCTGATCCTCCGCATGTCCTCTGCTGGGTAGTTGAATTATTTCATCATCTGTTTTGAGAGTACTAAGTATCAGTTGTCTGGCTAATAGAGAAATGGAAAGTGTTTAACAAATCAGGCAAAGCCCACTGTTAACTGTCCAAGAGGAGAGTTGTGTGTTTTTCCATGTGTAGGTTCAGAACCAGTTTGGTAATTTTGAAGGCAGGTCTTTTTACTGATGGTCATGACTTCCTTTTAGACCAGTAAGTTtcccattattttaaaaagtagctGTGATTTGTATAGCTCCTCTGTGAGCAAACCTGAAAGCATGGAACGGTTGAGTTGCAGCTTGAAATGGTGATGTGCATTAGAGTGCAATtattctccctctctccttacCAAGTTCCGACCATGTTGTGAGAAGGCGTTTGGTCAGTTGTGCACAGCGCGTTGGGTTTGAAGGATAACATGGTGACAAGCCAAAAGAGTGAAAATTAGCAAACCAGCATTGACTTTTTCATATGTGAAGCTACCCTGCAGGGTTCTGTGTTCACTGCATCTTAaacaattgttttaaaaatggaggaatgagaaatgaaaatagcACTAGCACTTCTGAGTCTTCGTCGAAGGACGTTGTTGTTGTGTCCCCGTGCATTCTAGCTGCTACGGTAACCAATGAACTTCCTGACAATCAGCAGATGAAGTTTAGACATCGTTATGTACATGAagtacatttctttaaaaaacagtgtGAACTCTTCCTGTACATTTTCCGCAGTACTAAGGGTTGGACTTTCTTTTGGAACTTGGATCAGCTGCATCCAAAAAGATTATTAAAGAAAACTTTTGAATACAGGTCATTTGCAGCATGTATACAAATTAGTTTAGATAATCATGCATTGTCCTACAAACTAGTTATTTCTGGCTCATTGTAATATAGCTCCTGAATTTTTTCCAGCAGCATAATAAAATGGCTAATCAGGTGAATGGTAATGCGGTACAGttaaaagaagaggaagaaccaATGGATACTTCCAGTGTAACTCACACAGAGCACTACAAGACACTGATAGAGGCAGGCCTCCCTCAGAAGGTGGCAGAGAGACTTGATGAAATATTTCAGACAGGTATAATATGCATTTCTTGTTTCTGACTGGTTATGAAAGCGAGGGCATAccattttcagatttttatagATTAAGGTTTAAAAATTCATTGTTCTTGATCTGTGTAGCTCTGAATGTTTTGCTACTTTGACTTCCCTAAAGGCAAATTGGGTTTGACATTGACTAATTACTTGACACATCCCCAGTGTTGTATGTGATATCTTAGCTGCTTTAGGGCACAGAGCACTAGCTTCTTAGACGCTGTCAAATAAAGATGTATGTTTGAGCATACTAAACtatacattttgttttcttcaatcTGAATcatcattttgcttttctactCTCAACTCCTCACAGTGGTTCTTAAACACCCAAAGGCTGGATAGTGACGTAGTGAGAGAAGCAACTAGCTTgtcttgcctgggactacattCGAAATGAGTCTGCTTGTGGATTTTTTGTTCTCTCTAGTTCTGAGTGGACAGTTTAATCCATGTTGGTTATTACACTGAAATGCTCAGTTTGACACTTAACTGCTTTTCCACAAAGTAGAGGACTGAGCTATCTAGCAAATCAAGTCATACCTTGCTGGTAGAAAGTGGTCTCTGCAACTTCTAGAGAGGTTTCTTGATATACAAAggtttttctattttgtttttgttaaccCCCTTATAATTTTGTCCTAGAGAGAggcttccttttcctccttagAGTGTGTTCTGTGAACAGATTTAACACGAAGCAGTAGAACTGCTCTGTGCGCTGATCTCAAATGCCTTGGTGGCAAGAGTCAAAATTTCACTGCTGAGGCGAAGGCAGTTCAAAGACAATACCTTGTCAACCTTCAGTGTGATGCTTTGGCTCACCTGTGGGATATCTTTTGGAAGTCATTCACAGTGAGCTATCATCGAGCCTTTGCCAGCTTTTATTGGCTTCAGCCATGCACTTTCTAACTGTGGGTCATGAAGACGTGCACGTGATGGTTGAGAGAAGGTGTAAGTGCCTGGGCAGAGGAGCTTGTGGAGCTCGAACATGTGGTGCAGCAAGGGTGTGTTATGAGGAGTTCTACAGGGACTGAAAAGCTTTCCAGCCCAGAACCTGACTGCCTAGTATAATTCCACTGCATGAGTAACCTGAAAAACATCTATTCCCACTTCCTTACTGCCACTTGAAGATGTTTGCATTGTGCAGGGATTTGTCAGTGAAGGAAACTACTTTTGACACTTGAGCTAAAATTTGGGATTGAACGTAGGGATATTTAATCTGCTGAGGTCTTACATGAAAGATACAGGTGCTTTCCAATATGCAGGATCACTTCTGAAATGTAGTCCTTGGGCTTGGCACTACTGTGCATTTTTGAACTCAAGTAGCAGTTAAATAATCGGTGTATTTTGGAGATCAAACTGTTGCAAAGTGTGTGGAGTTCTTGGTATCTGTCCTGAACTTTGCTGTGTAGTTTAAAAGTGCAAATCTTAAAAGTCTATACTTCTCACACTCCACAGCTTATGCAAGCGCGTTACAAAAGGAATGAAAGAACCTATAAAGATCCTTAAAAAGTGCTTCAGGACTGGTCCAACGTTTCCTGGGGGAGTCTGTACCTTTAAAATTAACATTAACTTTTTTTGGGTACATAGCAGGGCTAGAAATAACACTTTTTTGAATTCTGGCTCTTGAAACTGCAGAGAGCAAGAAACcaagtaaaaaccaaaataatagTTTTTAGACCTGTAGGAAATCcactatttttactttttgaagTTGGAGGAAAGAGTGAACAAACCATTCTACTGCCTAATATTTTGAGGGGCAGAGTGTCAGAAATATTTGATGGTCAGTGAGGTAGTTCCTTTTTCATGTATAGTAGGATACCTGTAATGCTCACCTGTCAGCTTGACTCTAGATCAGCTCTATTTAAGAGAAGGAAGCGGGGAAACTTAAAATGCAAGGCAAACCAAGAAAATCCCAATTGTTAGAAGTGAGCCAGAGTTCATTGTTTCAAACCCTAGTGTGTGATGCTGTCTTTGCACAGCACATCGGATTCCCGAATGTTGGAAAACTGTTACACATCTTGCACGTCAGTTAGTGCTTAGGtatatacattttaatttaacttttttcaTTGTTGTACTCATGTTCTTTCATATACTTGTGTAGGAGTATGTAATGATATTAAATGTATAATTCTGTTGCTATGGAACTTGACTTTTTGACTTTAAAAGCAAACTGCATAGTTCTTAGTTTATATGGAATTCAATAGAAATCTGTAACTTCTTTATCTTTAACTTTTAGGGTTGGTAGCTTATGTCGATCTTGATGAAAGAGCAATTGATGCTCTTAGGGAATTTAATGAAGAAGGAGCCCTCTCTGTATTACAGCAGTTTAAAGAAAGTGACCTGTCGCATGTACAGGTAAGGTGAGAGCTCCAGGAGTGTGAGCGCATGAGTATCAGTAGTGTTCTGGCACTGTCAGCAGGAGAGCTGTAACTCAGAAATTCGTTGATGTTGCTGTCTTCTTATATTTCAAACCCAAATCACATGCCTGTTAAAAATTGCATTAAATGTGCAGGTATTTGAGTGCAAAGCACCCTGATAATAAAAATGAGTGTGCAATTGAGAAAATAAGGTAAAAATACTGTCTCGAATCTGGTGACTTTTCTCAGTCTGACAAGTTTGTTGAATTAATTGTTATATTCTTCTAAAGGATTCTTTTGACGTTTGTTTGTCGCATTGGTTTGATGTAGTCGCCTTATGGTGTGGAGTGTAAGAGGCTTGTCATACACACAATTGAATTGTTTTGTAAATTGTATCTACAGAACAAAAGTGCATTTTTATGTGGAGTTATGAAGACCTACAGGCAAAGAGAGAAACAAGGCAGCAAAGTACAGGAATCAACGAAGGGACCAGATGAAGCAAAGATTAAGGTAACATTCAGAAGACAGTGATTATTCCATACTGCCCAAACTATCGCCTGTGCGCAGACCGAAGTGCCTTGAGACAGACTTCTAAAGCATCACCACTGCCTGGATAAGTACATTCATGCTTGGCTTTAAAGAAATTTATGTACAAGAGAGGCTAGAAAGTGCTTGTTTGAAATGCAGGTCTTCCTGGTTCTCTAACCGGGATGCATGGACTTCATCTTATTTAAGGTCTATGAAAACATTGATGTCTGTTTAAGAATTGTCTTAGTTGTCCTTTTTTATTGAAGCTTTTATGCACTCATAAAAGTACTTTGAGAGGCATTGGACATTCCAGCAAGCTGCTGGTATATTGAGAAACTCTTCTGTTATGCAAAAATCTAAGCAGAGCAAGGGTAAAGAGAATGGCAGGTGTTCTGGAGTCCTTGGGGTACTACatataaaatggaaaatatgggaaaagcaaaatgaattcTTTCTAGTGACCCTGCAGTATAAAACAGATGTTggtatttgtgggttttttaaagccCCAAAATAAGTTTCTTCTGTAGATTCTCTCTGTCTATATATACATTGTTACCAAATCTGGAAAGAACAGATAAGGAAATGCTTCTCTTAGAATGCTTCTATCCTTTACACTTTAACCCACCAGCATCCCCTCAGGAACTAACGtgcctggttttgttttcaggctTTGCTAGAGAGGACTGGTTACACTTTGGATGTAACTACAGGACAGAGAAAATATGGAGGCCCTCCTCCAGATACTGTCTACTCTGGTGCTCAGCCTGGTATTGGAACAGAGGTTAGTATATACAGACTAATTGGTTGTTATTTTGTATGTTTGTGTAAAATGCTAAATAAGAAATAATCTATATTACAAGTGAAAGTTTTAAGGTATTGGAGAGAGAAGCATTCTTCCACCTCTATCTTCACCAGTCTTCCTGACTCTGCAGTATTCTGCAAGGGATGGGATAGTGGTTTGGGAGGGGGGTGGAAGCAGGTGGAATGTGCTAGCAAAGGCTATGTAAAAATTCCTTTGAAATGTAAAACAGATCATGAAATTGTCAGACTTCACTTCAACCCTAAAGCTTATGGTCTGTTGCTTGAAAAATACTGCTACATATTTCCCACTCCCGATCTTCAGTCTGCTGACTGAGGAGCTTCTATTTGTTAAATTCAGTCATGAGATACATTTCTATACAGATGTATGTacacaacatttttaaaatgtttttttagaGAAGGGTAAACCAAATCTGACATGTATATGGCCTGTCCAGACTAACGTTACACCAAAAATTAGGGAGGTGATTGATGTGGTACTTGAGTTTCTGTCCTTCACCTTTTGACGTAAATGAATATATTGCCTATAAGACAGGATTTGGGGAAGAGGAGATGTCACTGGGAACTAATGCTCTTTAACCCCACTGTCCAAGCACTTCTCAAAGTTAGTGCAGTGCAGCTAGCATAAAGTGACAGACTTGAGTCTGCTGATTGCTGGATTGGTTTCAGTTTTACTGAGGAGTCTCCAGAAAAAGGAAGTTTTAAAGTTTTGACAGACTTCTATTTCAGTGTTCTTTAGTGATGTGAAATAAAACCTTGGAAATTCTATGGGCAGACTATTTGCCCATCACCTGCCAAGGTGATGAGCAAGCTTAGGTACCTATGTAACGGGTTGGATTCATCACTCTGTAACTCAGGTTAGAGTCATCATGCTGTCCACACAAGTCTGTTCACACCAGTGCTCTTGTGGGCGTTCTGTGGGTCTGTGGTTTTGGGATTATCTGCTCAGCCTTCAGTAGGAGGTCTCACTATGGCATGGCCTCACCTGGATGAAAAAGGTTGACTCCTCTGAGCTTTTAacttaaaatctgttttgtagtaaaataaataagagTTTGATCTCAGTGGGTGTTTGGAATGTTTGGCTTACATTAGCAATTCAGAGATCTTGACAATTCAGTGGAGAGCTGTAGTGATTAAACAGTTGCAGGGAAGCACTTTCTAGACAGAGCTCCACTGAAGAGATTGAACTCCTGAAAAAAACTTCACCAAGGTTTATTGTTAGCACTTTCTGTAAGGCAGAAAACCAGGAGAACTCCAGATTTTCTCAGCCAGATATTAAATACTCAGTAGGTGGAAGCTGAAACAAACACAGACTTGAAGTAGGATTGCAGTATATACTAAAAGTGGAAAAAGTGCATCAGTCAATTGAAGGatttttgtaggtttttttccctgtctctgtAGCTTTCTAATGAAGATTAAGTTACAGAATGGTTTTAAAATGCTGCAAGAGCAAGGAAGTGCTTGGCCAGCCTTAATATAGGACACctgactagatggtctttaaggTCTTTGGTTTTAGTTGCCAAAACTATAACCAGGTAAGAACCATTTACCTCTTCAGTGGTGCACATTTACAACCTCCTCACTATACAATAAATATCAAAGCTGTGTGTAACACCTAGTTGCAGTGGTTCCTGGTGCAATGTGCTTTCTTTCCCAGAAACTTTCAATTGCTAAAATAGCTTTGTTTAAGTGTCCTCTTCCTTTTTAGGTTTTTGTGGGTAAGATCCCACGAGACTTGTATGAAGATGAATTGGTGCCACTCTTTGAGAAAGCTGGTCCAATTTGGGATCTGCGCCTCATGATGGACCCTCTTTCTGGTCAAAACAGAGGTTATGCTTTCATTACCTTTTGTAGTAAAGATGCAGCACAGGAAGCAGTCAAACTGGTGAGTACCTGATTTTCAGACTGGACAAGATAATGAAAGCCATAAGCATGTTGGTATTCTCTTAGATAATGAAGtctttgaaatgtttcattaaAGCACCTATTGACAGACTCAAAATTTTATGTTCTTTAAAATTGCCTCCTGGTTTCACTGAGTGTATACAAATAATGTTTTACTTTTAGGACCATAGTCTGCTATGACCTATGCTGTTAGTTTGCTGAAACCTGCCTAAAACAAAGAGGATCTCTGTCTTGAGTTCTTAGATTTTAATATTCTGTTTGAGGTTGAACTCCTGTATCTTTAAACACCTTTTGGGAGTCTTGGTGTTCAGAGTAATTCAGCTGGGGGTACAAGCTGAAGCAGTGGgctaattctctttttttaaaatgaaaagctttaaaaCTTAACAGTAAAATGTCTAGAACTCTAGAATTtacaggtttaaaaaaaccctctgctAGTGGAGTGGAGGGAACATTGACTTAAACTTTTCAGTATCTCATACCACCCATTCTCAGTGTTTAGAAGCTGTCAAAGGAAAGTAGAACTCCAGGTACTTGTAATGTGGTGTATTTTGCTCATTCATAGCAGCAACAGTGACTGACACTGAGTCCCAGCACAGGAACTAGTCACTAGTTGTTTAGAAAGATCTTTCTAGTCTTGAGAGCCATGGTAGGTTAATGAATTTCCTCCATGCAGTTTGTACTGTTACTGGTTGCTCCTTGTTCATCAATTCCTTTGTAGCTTTCCATCAGCAGAACTTCAGAGGTCCCCTGGAAAAGCTGAgctggttttgtggttttgggggtctTTTTGTCCAGATTATTGTTGATAAGGCAAATGAATGGTGATTTATTTTCTCAGTGTGACAACTACGAAATCCGCCCTGGGAAGCACCTTGGAGTATGCATCTCTGTGGCAAACAACAGGTTATTTGTTGGGTCAATTCCAAAGAACAAGACTAAGGAAAACATATTGGAAGAGTTCAGTAAAGTCACAGGTAAGCCCTTCTCTCAACAAGTTTTTTCACACTGATCTCTAAGTACCACTCGGTCTCTCTGTTTCGTAGGACTAGCTATTTGACATCTATGTTCTGTCTTTTGAACTGGATTCCAGTTAGTTTCTGGTATAAATGTTATATATCAAATATGCTCTACAAAAGACTGTAAAGGGACTGGTGTCTGTTTTACTGATTGttaaatgaatgacaatgttggCTTACAATTTGAGGTGGAGACAACACAAatgaactcagaaaaaaaagtgaaagtcCTAATTATCTTACGTGTTCTAGCTTCCTGTTTGAAGGCTCTGCATCTCTAATGGGATCTATGGTAGATTCTGCTTTCACAGTTGATAAGGTTTTGGGGAACCTCAGACAAATGTGTTATTGGGGAatggtggggagagaggagtaCTAAATTAGTTTAGAAGGATTGTTATTGTAGAAATAGTTAATGACAGATTAGTTTCTGTCCCAGTTCCTCAGTGTTGTTTCCCAGTATAtgcagcaaacaggaagaaaagaagtcaTCTCATCACTGGAAGGATGCTTCTGCTTTCAATAAGACACCGAGGTCTGGATCACCTGCTCTTGTTCCTGTAGGAGAGTTTTAACCTACTGCTTCTTTTTTATGATTGTTATTTATTAAGTATTTCAGGAAAGTGGTCAAAACAGAAGGTGAAAGTTCCTTTAGTTGCCTCTCTTCTTTTTAGAGAGatactgaagaaattcttcctagCTTCCCCTGGAGGCAGGGGAGAGGCCACGTGTTAATGCTGACTGCTTTCCAAAAAATGTAAAGctaataaaacaaaacacacagaacTTACATGATGTGAACTATTGAGGCTGATGTTTTTCAGGGCTAAATTGAGGTAAGTTTGTTCCAGAGAATTTCACCTGCTAGGTTTCTGGGTAAACTGAATGGATATCTGTTACATGTTTTGCTTCTCTTGTGCTCCCTCCCAGTTTCAGGTGTTAAAGGCTGtgtattacaaaaaaaaccaagggaAAGCATTTCAGAGTAGACTAgagtttttcctttcattttgaaACTTAATACTAAAGAGCTGTTTTTCAGAGGGTTTGGTGGATGTTATCTTGTATCATCAACCTGATGATAAAAAGAAGAATCGAGGATTCTGCTTCTTGGAATACGAGGATCACAAATCTGCAGCACAGGCTCGCCGGCGCCTCATGAGCGGGAAAGTAAAAGTCTGGGGAAATGTTGTGACAGTGGAATGGGCTGATCCAGTAGAGGAACCTGATCCAGAAGTCATGGCAAAGGTGTGTGAAAGCTGGATGCTCTTCATGCCTTGTGAGGAGTCTTTATGCTGTAGGGTCAAAAGATTTGGCACAGCTGAGCAATGCTCCTTCTGAGGAACAAAAAGCAGATAGAGGGTATTTTCTTGGTAAGCTGTGCAAACTGGTGTAGTCGGAGAACTGCGAAGTAGTTGCCATTGCAAGATGCTGGGAGCATGCTGTAACCTATTCTTGATCTTTCAACTTAACAGTGCATAGGGTTCTCCTGAGTTGGTTCCCATTCTGTTCACTGTCTACTTCTTTAGGGGTGATTTCATAAAATTCCAGAGATGAGGGTGAAGTTCAGTGAAGGGAGTGATGTGCTCTTTATCCTTATGTTTTGGGATAACTTTGCTGCTCTTGAGGTCTTATTAGTAAAAATTTACTGGGCATTTGTAACATCCCAGAAGCGGAAAATTCAAGTTGAATGTTCATCTGGACATGGAAGGGAACTGTGAAAGGAGAGAAGTTGTAGAACTAAGGCACTTtttaaggtgattttttttgaagCAGGTTTTGAACAGAATTTGTAAGGTTACCTAAAaattctcttcctctctgcGTTTAGAACAGTTTTCTTCAAGGTTTGACATTTAAAGATCCTAACTTTTCGTTCTCACTTTTTCACCAGGTGAAAGTTTTATTTGTAAGAAACTTGGCCACTACTGTGACAGAAGAAATTCTTGAGAAATcattttctgaatttggaaagCTGGAAAGAGTAAAGAAGTTGAAGGACTAtgcttttgttcattttgaGGACAGAGGTGCAGCAGTGAAGGTAGGTTGATTATTCTTTCCTAACTAAAGTTGATGCAAGCAGTTTGTTTTGTACAGCTGGTTTAAGGAAGTCTCTTAAATATACCAATAAGACAAATTGTAGAGCCCATTTAATAAGGTTCCCATTGTGATAATTGTAACACTAATAATTTTGTTCCTATGATTGCAGTAGCTAGGAGGATGTGAAACTGGCAAAGGACAAAACTGTAGCAAGTTAACGAGTAGACTGGAAAAGAGTTGTAGACCAATGCAGGagagtctagagaagaggaaaagtaaTAAAGAGCAACCTAGAAAATTTTTCTGAGGAAACACTGACAGAAGGTATCAGTTGTCTCTCAAAGACTGCTGTTTGAAGGCTGTGTGTAGTTTTGGAGTGCATTGAATAGAAATTGCAAGGTAATACAAAAAAATGCCCGGTTAAGGGGAGGAGAATGGCACAAACAGCTCCCCTGATGCCTTGTCTATTTCTAACTCCGGGTGCTCCTTCAAAGGTTTCTTCTAAATGACTTCTTAAACATTGGAGGTCATTGTTGAAAGCTTCAAAGGTACCTTCCATTGTATTTAGGAGTGGTTAAGAAGGTTCGTAATCTCTGTACTTCAGTGGACTGAATTCTGTAGAAATTACTCCACTTTGTAAAATCCACAGTTtttgggaaggaggaggaggggaggaagcaCCTGTGTGTCTCGAGAAAGTGTAGTATATGGCTACATATACAGTTCCAAGGCTCTTTACTCAACCTTGTTAATTGCTTTATAACCATTGAATTGCTTACAATTTTCCTACCCACCAAGCAGGGTTTAGAATATTCCTGAATTTGTCTTTAGACTGAATACAACTTGCATTTAATGAAATTGAAATCGGTTTGGATAGGCTTAGACCATGTCTTAAGAGAGTGTAAGAGACTGTGGACAGCAACACCTCCCAACATGTTTTATTGCCTTACGTCCTGAAACACTCTCTGGTCCCTTCCCAGGAGACCTTCTAAATGCTCTGTTAAACTTGAGCAATTGAAAACTTGCAGGAGATGAAAGGCAGTACAGCAGAGCCTTTCTAATGCTCTTCTCTGAAACCAGCTGGAGCACCACCATGTCTGCCCCGTAGTGCTGATGTGTGACCACTGAATGGGTTTATGAATTTTGTGAGATATTTTTGTGTATGagctttttaattaaagcatTATGGTGTTAATGCCTGGAATATGTGTGGAATTGGCTCATTGATTCCAGTATCTACTTATTTTCATACcttctttgaaataaattgcCACAGCCTCTAATGATTTTGAGGCATGAAGCTGTACAGACATGTAAAGGCTTTATTAATGCAGATACCTAGAAATGTAAAAACAGGTAACTGTGGGTGAAGAATTGGGGAGGGCAGTTGTAGCCATACTTTGTGTCTGTCGTGTGCATTTGATAATTACAATGTACACATTACTTTTCTGGAGGATTCTTGCCTCATGGAGGATTCTTGCCTCACTGGATGAGATCACCAAGtttcagtcatttttcttttttccctcctaagTACATGTCCTCAGAAGCACTTGATTTCTTTGGAGGCACTCACATAGCACTTAAATAGGAAACCCCCATAGAAAACTACTCTCGTGTGcatgtgctgtgctgggctgaCAGGTACAAGTGAGCATTCATGTCAGTGTGAGTAGTGAGAACTTCTGTCAGTACATCCCTGAAACATTTCTGGGGGACATAAGAACATCAAAAATGATGGTGTTGTGTCTTATGGTTTCAAAATAATGTCGAATATGTTTTAATCCTTTTATTATATAAAAGAATATATGggtttttaaatgctgcttCACTGTAACTGGTGAATAGAGTGGGAATTGAAAGAATAATGCATTCTGTTTAGCAGAGAAACGAAGCACATGgtgatgttcagcctggagcaaCCCAACCATCTGCTTTTTCAATAagtttcagtttccttttgCCTGGAAACAAATTTTtagatgtttttcttctaatttttgtGCAGGCAATGAATGAGATGAATGGGAAAGAGatagaaggggaagaaattgaAATAGTGTTAGCAAAGCCACCGgataagaaaaggaaagaacgTCAGGCTGCCAGACAGGCCTCCAGAAGTACTGCGTGAGTGTTCATTCTTGCCCTACCATGGTACTGCAGAAGGAAGCTCTGCCGTAAAATACGAGCGAGTTGGGAAGAACCCCAaatgacttttcctttctcccGTGTTGTGTATTGTTAATCAACAAGGGGAATTGTGTACTTTCTCTCTTGGGTGACTTTTGAGGGTAAATAATTGCACGTTTCTTTTTCTCAATAGGTATGAAGACTATTATTACTACCCTCCACCTCGCATGCCACCTCCTATTAGAGGCAGAGGCCGTGGAGGGAGAGGTGGCTATGGCTATCCCCCTGATTACTATGGCTATGAAGATTATTATGATGATTATTATGGTTATGACTATCATGACTACCGTGGTGGCTATGAAGATCCCTATTATGGCTATGATGATGGCTATGCTataagaggaagaggaggaggaggaaggggtggGAGAGGTGCCCCTCCACCGCCTCGGGGGCGGGGAGCACCACCACCGAGAGGTAGAGCTGGCTATTCACAGCGGGGGGCACCCATGGGACCGCCGAGAGGAGCCAGGGGTGGGAGAGGGGgtcctgcacagcagcagagaggacgCGGTGCTCGCGGAGCCCGGGGCAACCGCGGGGGCAACGTAGGAGGCAAGAGAAAGGCAGATGGGTACAACCAACCTGATTCCAAGCGCCGCCAGACCAACAACCAGCAGAACTGGGGCTCCCAACCCATCGCTCAGCAGCCGCTCCAGCAAGGTGGTGACTATGCCGGTAACTATGGTTACAATAATGACAACCAGGAATTTTATCAGGATACTTATGGGCAACAGTGGAAGTAGACAAGTGAGGAGGGATTGAGGAGATTGGAAACAGAGAATTGGCTATAGCTCTGCa
This DNA window, taken from Colius striatus isolate bColStr4 chromosome 24, bColStr4.1.hap1, whole genome shotgun sequence, encodes the following:
- the HNRNPR gene encoding heterogeneous nuclear ribonucleoprotein R isoform X4, which codes for MKTYRQREKQGSKVQESTKGPDEAKIKALLERTGYTLDVTTGQRKYGGPPPDTVYSGAQPGIGTEVFVGKIPRDLYEDELVPLFEKAGPIWDLRLMMDPLSGQNRGYAFITFCSKDAAQEAVKLCDNYEIRPGKHLGVCISVANNRLFVGSIPKNKTKENILEEFSKVTEGLVDVILYHQPDDKKKNRGFCFLEYEDHKSAAQARRRLMSGKVKVWGNVVTVEWADPVEEPDPEVMAKVKVLFVRNLATTVTEEILEKSFSEFGKLERVKKLKDYAFVHFEDRGAAVKAMNEMNGKEIEGEEIEIVLAKPPDKKRKERQAARQASRSTAYEDYYYYPPPRMPPPIRGRGRGGRGGYGYPPDYYGYEDYYDDYYGYDYHDYRGGYEDPYYGYDDGYAIRGRGGGGRGGRGAPPPPRGRGAPPPRGRAGYSQRGAPMGPPRGARGGRGGPAQQQRGRGARGARGNRGGNVGGKRKADGYNQPDSKRRQTNNQQNWGSQPIAQQPLQQGGDYAGNYGYNNDNQEFYQDTYGQQWK